In Streptomyces sp. NBC_00341, the DNA window GGCCGCCGCCGACCTGCCCTCCGCGCTGCCCGGCAGCAGCACGGACAGCGGCACGCCGGACGCCTCCGACTCCCCGTCCGCGACCGCGAGCGGAAAGCCGGGCAAGGACGGCGGCAAGGGCGGCGGCAAGGCCGCGGGCAAGAGCTCGGACTCCGACACGGGCGGGAAGACCGGCTCGGACACCGGAGACACCGCGGACACGGGCGACTCCGGGGACGGCGGCGCCACCGAGAACCTCCAGCCCCGGGTCCTCGATTCGCTCGGCGACAGCGCATTTCTGGACGATCTGCTCACCCGGGCAGGTTCTACCGCACAGCACCGCACCGTGAGCGTGGTATTCCGCACATCGAATGTCATCGTGACCATCCAGTACACCGCGCAGCCGGCCCTCTCCACGGAGATCCCCGACAGCAAGGAACTGCAGGAGAAGGCCCAGGCACTGGGCCGGAAGCTGGTCGACAGCTTCAGCGAGTGACCCCGCATCCGGCCGGTCCGGCCCGGCCCGCGGCAGGTCCGCGGGCCGTCCGGCCGAGGCGGCATCCGGCCGCCGTCCGTCGTACCGTGGCCCTCCGGAACCACCGTCCGCGCCCCCTTGTCCACCGACCGTCCGGCCGTCCGAACGCCGCGCCACCCGAGTGAAGGAACCATGCACCGATCAGCCCCGCGACTCACCCGCATACTCGCCTGCGCCGCCGTTCCGGTGATGCTCGTCGTCGCCGGCTGCTCGTCGGACTCCGACAGCGGGAAGGACAAGGCCTCCGCCTCGTCCGCCTCGCCGGACGCCACGAAGACGGAACCCGAGGTGGCGGCCGCGAAGTTCGCCGCGCTGCCCGACCCGTGCAAGTCGATCACCGCGAAGACGGTCAAGTCCCTGGTCCCCGCGGCCAAGGACAAGACGGGCACGCAGGGCAAGTCCAGCGACACCGCCGTCCGCGGCAGTTGCTCCTGGAACGGCCTGGACGACAACGGCGTCAAGGGCTCCCAGTACCGCTGGCTCGACACCGGCTTCACCCGCTTCGCCTCCGACCAGGCCCTGGGCAGCGGCGCGGACCGGGCCGGGGACGACCTGACGAAGCAGATCGCCAAGGTCAAGGCGACCGAGGGCGCCAAGAAGCTCGTCACGACTCCCGTCAGCGGGATCGGCGAGCAGGCCACTCTGATCACCTACGACCTCGAAAAGACGAGCGAGGACTTCCGCTACGCGACGGTCCTCGCCCGTACCGGGAACGTCGTCGTGACCCTCACCTACAACGGCGCGGGTTACGCGGGGTCGAAGACCCCCTCGGCCGAGAAGATCACCGCGGGCGCCAAGATGGGCGCGCGCGACGCGGTCGCCTCGGTCGCCGGCGCCAACGAGAGCCCGAAGACGAGCACGTCGCCCGACGCCCCCAAGTCGTCCGGCAAGCCCTCGGGCAAGACATCGGGCAAGACGACGGACAAGGCATCGGACAAGGCGTCGGACAAGGCTGCCGAGTAGCGTCCTTCCCGGCGGCCTCTCAGGCGCCCGGGAGCCCCAACTCCCCAGCCCAGAAGCGGATTTGCGAAGCCCGGCCCTCCTCGGAGAACCGGGCTTCGCCCCTCCCCGCGCAACGCGGCTCACCCGCATGTGCCAGGCTGTGCCCGCCAGAACTCACATCGTCCCTCCGGACCGGGCGTCGGAGACGAAGAAGCGGGAAGGGGATCGCGGGTGGCCGCGATGCAGCTCACACGCACGCACCGCATACTCATCGGCCTCGTGGTGGCCGGCGCGGTGCTCATCGCGGCGATCGGCTTCGCGGGCTCGTACGCCGCGGTACGCGAACTCGCCCTGGAGAAGGGCTTCGGGAACTTCTCGCTGGTCTTCCCGATCGGCATCGACGCGGGCATCTGCGTCCTGCTCTCGCTGGACCTGCTGCTGACCTGGCTGCGCATCCCGTTCCCGCTGCTGCGCCAGACGGCCTGGATGCTGACCGCCGCGACGATCGCGTTCAACGGCGCGGCGGCGTGGCCGGACCCGCTGGGCGTCGGCATGCACGCCGTGATCCCGGTGCTGTTCGTGGTATCCGTCGAGGCCGCCCGGCACGCCGTGGGCCGGATCGCCGACATCACGGCCGACAAGCACATGGAGGGGGTCCGCCTCACCCGGTGGCTGCTCTCCCCCGTGCCGACGTTTCGGCTGTGGCGGCGGATGAAGCTGTGGGAGCTGCGCTCCTACGAGCAGGTCATCAAGCTCGAACAGGACCGGCTGATCTACCAGGCCCGTCTCCAGGCCCGGTTCGGCCGCGGCTGGCGCCGCAAGGCCCCCGTCGAGTCCCTGATGCCGCTGCGCCTCGCGAAGTACGGCGTCCCGCTGGCCGAGACCGGACCGGCCGGGCTCGCCGCCGCGGGCATCGAGCCGGTGCTGCTGCCGCCGGCCCCCGCCGCCGGTGCTTTCGCCGCCGTCGACGCGGCCCGGTCCCAGCAGCAGCCCGAACTCGTCGGCGCCCCGGACCAGGAGCAGTACGCCGGGCCGCAGCACCAGCACCAGGACCAGGACCACCAGCAGCCTCAGCCCCGGAGCGCCTTCCAGTCCGGGCCGCAGGCTCAGGCTCAACCCCAGTCGCAGCCCCCGTCGCAGAGCGCCTTCCAGCCGCACTCCCCGGTCCTGGCCCCCGCTCCCGACTCGCACGAGAGCCCGTGGTTCGCGGCGCAGTCGCCGGACGGCGCGTACGAGGGTTCGTACAACCCGACGTACCTCGACGCCCAGGAGCCCGGCCCGGTCATGATCCCGACGGGCCCCGGCCGCACCCGCCCGCTGGGCAACGTCGGCACGATCGGCGGCGTGCCCGGCCCGCGCGCCGAGCAGCAGCCGGAGCCGCAGCCGGTCCACGAGGCGGCCGAGGCGGCCGTTGCGCCTGCGGCCGACGCGGAGCAGGGCCCGGAGGAGCAGAAGCCCGTCGCGGAGGCGGCCGAGGAATGGGCCGAGGAGTGGGCGCAGGAGGACGCGGAGTTCAGCGAGATCGCCTACGAGGTCTTCGCCGCCTTCGTGACGCAGCACAGCACGTACCCCAGCATCGAGGTCCTCGACATACACCTGTCGGACGGCCACAACGTGCGGCACCCGCGCAGCGCGGCGCTGCTCCGCCAGCTGATCCAGGGCTTCAAGAACCGCTACCACGCGGAGCTGGAGGCCGACCACATCGCGTGAGCCGCTGAGCCGCTGAGGGGCTCCCCCGCAACAACGCGCACAGCGCTGAGGGCCGTCACCCGCATCACCGGGTGGCGGCCCTCAGCGCTGTGCGCGCCCGCGTATGTCACCGGCGCCGCCCCCGCCGCCGCGCTCCCGGATGTCTCGAAGGAGACAGTCCCGGTACGCCCTAGGTCGTCTACATATCGCGCGGCCACCGGCCTAGATTCATTCGTGTACCGCAAGTGAATACGCATCAGTCAATACGCGTCAGTCATTGCACGCCAGTGAATGCACGCCAGTGCACACGCACCGTGGCGCGTTACGGCACCACCCTTCCCGGTTCCCCCACAGCGATGACGCCCGAGGGAGCCGGCCCGTGACAGCCGCCCGTTGAACCATCCGTCGAACCGACCATTCGCACGACCCACCGCGAAGCCGGAATCCGTAGTTCTCCGTGCCCGTATTCCCGTATTCCCGCAGTCCCGCAGTCCCGCATTTCAGCGTTCCCGTACTCCCCCTCACCGCACGCGTACTCCGGATTCCAGCCGACCCACCATGAGAGGAACACCGTGTCCCGCGCATTTCCGCTAAGAGCCGTGCTCGCCTCCGCGGCCGTCCTCACGGCGATCGCGCCGATAGCCCTCCCGGCCCCCGCCATGGCGAATTCGTCCTCCCACACCGCGGCTGCCGCCGGCCGTCACACCGGGCCGGACGTGATCAACACCCGGGCGGCCGACGTCTACCCGGAGGGCGTCGCCTGGGACCCCACCCGCCGCGCCTTCCTGGTCGGCTCCGCCCTGAAGGGCACCCTCTCGGTGGTCCGGCTGGACGGCACCGTCACCGAGCTGGCACCCAGCATCGGCATGGTGTCCACACTCGGGGTCCGGGTGGACACCGCGCGCAACCGCATCCTGGTCGCCTACAGCGACTTCTGGATCCGCCAGCGCCTGGACGTCGGTGACCAGCCGCCCACCTCGGGCGTGGCCATCTACGCCCTGGACACCGGCAAGCTGCAGCGCCGTATCGACGTCGCCAAGGGGCTCTCGCGCACCTTCGCCAACGACCTGACCTTCGACCCCCGGGGCAACATCTACGTCACGGACTCCGTGTCTGCCACGCTCCAGCGGATCGACCTCGCCGGGCACGTCCACCCGGTGGTCACCGACCCCCGCTTCGCCGCGGACATCGTCGGCCTGAACGGGATCACCTGGCACCCGGACGGCTATCTGCTGGCCCTTCGCTACGACAACGGCGCCATGTTCCGGATCACCCCGAACGCCCCGGCCCACCGCAAGGTGGCCGAGGTGAAGCTCTCCCAGCCGCTGGTGGGCACGGACGGACTGGCGCTGCGCCCGGACGGCTCCATGGTCGTGGTGACCAACTCCATCGGTGAGGCCGTCGGCGCGCCGGGCGGCGTGGACGCCGTCACGGTCGTGGACTCGAAGGACGGCTGGCGCAGCGCCACCGTCCGCTCGCGCGAGGAGCCGTGGCCGGTCTCCGGCCCCACGACGGTAGCCGTCACGCCGTACGGCGACTACGTGCTCAGCGGTGAGGTCGGTGTCGTGCTGGCCGGGGAGACCTCGGACCGGATCACGCTGCGCCGCGTTGCCCGCGCCGGCACGAAGCACCACGCCACCGGCCACCACTCCGTGAGCCGTCACTCCACGAGCAACAGGGGGAACCACCGATGACCGCAGCCAAACGCAACGGCGTTCTCTGGGCGCTGATCGCCACGTCGCTGCCCATGTTCATGGTCTCGCTGGACAACCTCGTCGTCACCAACGCGCTGGCGGAGATCGGCAAGGACTTCGAGGTCAAGCAGTCCGAACTGCAGTGGGTGATGAACGGCTACGTGCTGGCCTTCGCCGGACTGCTGCTGGCCGGTGCGGCGCTGGGTGACCGGTTCGGCCGTCGTCGGGTGTTCCTCGGCGGCATCGCCCTGTTCACCGTGTCGTCCGTGGCCTGTGCGATGGCCGGTTCGGTCGTCACGCTGGTCATCGCCCGGGTGTTCCAGGGCGCGGGCGCGGCGGCCATCCTTCCGGTCTCGCTCACGCTGGCCGTCGGCGCCGTCTCCCGGGCGCAGCGGAACCTGGCGGTCGGGGTCTGGGGCGGGGTCAACGGCCTCGGTATCGCGGCCGGTCCGCTCGCGGGCGGTCTGGTCACCGAGAAGATCTCGTGGAGCTGGATCTTCTGGATCAACGTGCCCGTCGGTCTCATCGCCCTGCCGCTGGCCCTCTGGGCGGTCAAGGAGAGCCGGGGCAAGGAGCGCAGCCTCAACGTCCCGAGCATGGTCCTGGTGACCGGCTCCGTCGTGTCGGCCGTCTGGGGCATCGTCTCGGCCGCCGACCACGGCTGGACCAGCACCAGCACGATCATCGGGCTGTCCCTCACGGTGGTCCTCGCGGTGGCGTTCATCGTGTCGGAGCGGTCCAGCAGCCAGCCGCTGATTCCCTCGCACCTGTACCGCGCGCGGGCGTTCGTACTGAGCAACGTGGTGTCGATCACGATGTACTTCGGTGTCTTCGGGTCGATCTTCTACCTCACCCAGTTCCTCCAGGGCCCGATGGGCTACAGCCCCTTCGAGGCGGGTCTGCGCACCATCCCGTGGACCCTGGCGCCGATGTTCGTGGTGCCCGTCGCCAGCCAGTTCGTGGACCGGATCGGCGGCGGTGTGCTGCAGGCCGCGGGCTGCGCCCTCCAGGGCATCGGCCTCGGCTGGATCGCCCTGGTCATCACGCCGGACGTCGGTTACGGCGCCATGGTGCCCGCGCTGGCCCTGGCCGGCATCGGTATGGGGCTGGTCTTCGCGGGCAACCCCGCCACGGTGATCTCGGCGGTGCCGGAGAACGAGCAGAACAAGGCGTCCGGTGCCAACAACACCAGCCGTGAGTTCGGCGGCGCGCTCGGTGTGGCCGCGCTCACCACCGTGTTCAGCCGCCAGTTCGCCGACAACACCACGGGCGACCCGGCCTCGGCGTTCACCGACGGTCTGGAGGCCGCGCTGTGGGTCGGCGTGATCGTGGTGATGCTCGGCGCGGTGAGCGGCCTGCTCATCCGGCGGAGCTCGGAGCTGGCCGGCGACAAGGCGTCGCAGGACGCCGCGGCCGCCGAGGACAGCTCGGTGGCGGTCACGGTCGCCTGACCGGAGCCGCCCCCGGGTGGGGCGGGGCCGGCCGACCGGCCCCGCCCCGCCCCACCACCCCGCAGATCCACCCCGAGAGCAGGTCTGGAGGAAACCCGATGACCACCCAGGTGCTGGAAGACGCCGTGCCGACCGTGCTGCCCGCCCTCGCGTACGGGCGCACCATCGAGCGCTCCCTCGCGCACCGGTCCGCGATATCCGAGGTCTTCGTCACGGACGTCCAGAACGTACGTCCGATGGCGGTGACCGCGGGCATCCACCTGCCGCTGACCCACCTCTACTACAGCGACCACCGGCCGAGGCCGAAGCTGCACGACTCCCTGCTGCTGCTGGAGGCCGGGCGGCAGGCCTCGATCGCGGGTGGCCACACCAACGCCGGGGTGCCGGCCGGAACCGTCGCCATCGTGCACGCCTTCCAGTTCTCGCTGCGGAATCTGTCCGCGCTGCGGATCGGCGGCGAACCGGGGCCGCCCCGGATCGACACCGACTTCTTCGGCAAGACCGCCCGGCACAGCGGCCGGTTCCGCAAGGGCCGGCTGGAGCAGCGGATCTTCATGGGTGACGTGCACGTGGGCGACCACTCCATGGACGTGCTCTTCCTCAAGGGGGACGAGAACGAGATCCTGCGCCACGCCCAGCGCGGCACGCCCGCGCCGCTCAGTACGGAGTTCACCGAGTGGCCCGGCGTCGTCCGGCGGGTGGCCCCGGAGCTGGTGGGCCGCGACAACCCGCTCAACGTGGTGCTGACGGAGCCGGAGTTCACCGAGGGGTCCGTGACGGCCCAGGTCGTACCGCGCTTCGACAACCCGGCGCTGTTCGACCACTCCTACGACCATCTGCCGGCCATGGCCCTGGTCGAGGCGGCCCGCCAGCTGGCGCTGCTGACGGCGGGCGCCGCGTCGGGCTCCACGTCCGGCTCCGGCGCCGCGTCCGGCTCGGGCTCCGGCTCCGGGGACCTCTTCGCCGTCGGTTACGAGGGCGGGTTCCAGCGGTTCGCGGAACTGGACGTGCCCCTGACCGCGACCGCCGAGCGGACCCCCGCGAGCGACGGCCGGCACACGGTGCGGGTCGGCTTCCGCCAGGACGACCAGGAGATCGCGGAACTCACCGTCACCGTCGTCGACGTCTCCCACCTCAACGGATTCTGAGGACCCGGCATGTCTGACACCACATCGCCCCCACTGGCCGTCTGGTCGGACTTCGGCGGGGTCCTCACCCCTCCGCTCGGCCACACCATGAAGACGTTCTGCACCTCGATGGGCCTGGACCAGGTGGTCCTGGGCCGGGCGCTGGCCACGGTCACCGCCCGGTACGGCACCACCGACATCATGCTGCCGATCGACACCCCGCTGGTGACCGAGGAGGAGTGGCTCCAGGAGATCGGTGACGTGCTGGAGGCCGAGCACGGCGTCCACCTCCGGCTCACCACGATGGCGGACGCCTGGTTCGACGGGCGGGAGACCAACCACGCCTGGCTGGCCCAGCTGCGCAAGATGCGGGAGCGGGGCGCGTTCGTCGGGATGCTCTCCAACATGGTGCCGGCCTGGGACCCGTACTGGCGCCGCATGATCGAGCCCGACGGGCTCTGGGACGACGTGCTCCTCTCCTTCGAGGTGGGCCACCGCAAGCCGTCCCCCGGCATGTTCGAACTCGCCGCGCGGCGGGCGGGCGTACCCCCGGAGCGCTGTGTGCTCGTGGACGACCTCCCGCAGAACTGTGCCGGTGCAGAGGCGCTCGGCTGGCAGGCGGTGCTCTTCACCGACGCCGAGAGCGCCGGCGACCAGCTCGCGTCCCTGTGGGACGAGACCAGGAGGAAGTCCGTATGAGCCGCTCCGTACTCGTCACCGGCGGAAACCGGGGCATCGGCCTCGCCACCGCGCGGGCCCTGGCGGCCGAGGGCCACAAGGTCGCCATCACCTACCGCAACGGTGAGCCCCCGCCCGGCTTCTTCGCCGTACGGTGCGACGTGACCGACCCGGCCCAGATCAAGGCCGCGGTCGAGGCGGTGTCGATCCAGCAGGGTGACATCGAGATCCTGGTCTCCAACGCGGGCATCACCCGGGACCAGTTGCTGATCGGCATGCCGGAGGACGACTTCCGCGCCGTGATGGAGACCAACTTCCAGGGGGCCGTCAGCGTCACCCGGGCGGTGGTCCCGGCGATGATCAAGGCCCGCTGGGGCCGGCTGATCTACATGTCGTCCATCAACAGCATGTCCGGCGCCCCGGGCCAGACCAACTACGCCTCGTCCAAAGCGGCGTTGATCGGTTTCGCCAGGTCGCTCGCGATCGAGCTGGGCCGGCGCAACATCACCGTCAACGTGGTGGCTCCCGGAATGATCGAGACCGACATGGTCGAGAACGTCACCGACGCGCGCCGGAAGGCCGCGCTCGCCAGGACGGCGCTGGCCCGTACCGGTACCCCCGAGGAAGTCGCCGCCGCCGCGCGCTTCCTCGCCGGCGAGGACGCCTCGTACGTGACCGCCGGAGTCATCCCGGTCACCGGCGGCCTGGGCGCCGGCCACTGAGGCAGGGCCCGGACGCCGGCCGCTGAGGCACGGGCCCGCGGGCCCCGCCACCCACAGACCTCCGGGGGTGAATCCCCGGACCTTTCCCCACCTTGAGGAGCAAGCAGATGAGCAAGGAAGCACTCGACCTCTCCATCAACATGGGCCTGATCTTCAACGACCTGAACGAGGAGGCCGCCCTCAAGTACGTCGCCGACTCCTTCGTCGACTACGAGGCGCAGCCCGGCGTCCCGGGCGGCCCGTACGGCTACCTCGGTACCGCCCGCTGGGTCCACAGCGCCTTCGCCGGCGCCAAGTGGGAGGAGCTGGACAGCTTCACCGAGGGCGACCGCGCGGTCCTGCGGCTGCGCTTCACCGGCAAGCACACCGGTGACTTCCTCGGCTTCGCGCCGTCCGGCGCCGACGTGGACGTCGAGCAGACCCACATCTACCGGATCGAGGACGGCAAGGTCGTCGAGCACTGGGGCTTCCGCCAGGACCTCCTGCTGCTGACCCAGATAGGCGCGATCACCCTCAAGCCGCCGACCCCGGCCGCCGTCTGACCCGTCCCACCCCGTTCCCCGTCACACCCAGATCCCCCCTCATTCCCCCCTCACCCCCACTCCCCCCCTCAGCCCCACGCCCCCACAACAGCCGCGCCCCCACCCGCACCCCCCACCACCAGTGGACGCGAACCACTCACGTTTTCTCTTCACGAAAGGACCCATCATGACCGTGCAGACCGTGGAACTGGATGCCGAGCTGCGGATCCGTGTCATCGACATCGTCAACGAGGAACTGGAGCTGGACGACGACGAGCTCACCGATGACGGCCACTTCATCGAGGACTACGACAGTGACTCGCTCACGTTGATAACCGTCGTCTCCCGCATAGAGAAGGAGCTCGGCTTCGTCCTTCCCAAGGAGGACCTGGAGTCGCTCACCACGCTCAGGGCGCTGCTGCTCGCCGTCGAGGGATGCGCGCGGAATGCCTGAGTCGACCTTGCGCCGAGTCGTCATCACGGGACTCGGAGCGGTCAGCCCGGTGGGAATCGGCGTCGAGCTCTTCGCCGATTCCCTCCGGGCGGGCCGGGTCGGCATCGGGCCGGCCCGCAGCTTCGACGCCACCCCGTTCCCCAGCCGAAAGGCCGCAGAGGTCGAGGACTTCGACCCGGCCGCCCTCCTGAACCACCTCGACCCCGAGCGATGGGGCCGCAGCGCCCTCCTCGCGGCCGCCGCCTCCCGGCTGGCGGTCGAGGACTCCGGCATCGACCCCGACCAGCTCTCCGCCGCCCGGTCCGGCTCGATCATGGGCACCACCAGCGGCGAGTCCGCGGTCGCCCAGAGCCTGGGCGGCCAGTGGGTCACCCAGGGCCTCAAGGGCCTGGAGCCCCGGCTGGTCGGCCAGTTGCCGGCCGGTCAGATCGCCGGCGCCGTCAACGCCGAACTCGGCCTGAGCGGCGACGCCCAGACCATCCCGACCGCCTGCTCGGCCAGCAACTACGCGCTGGGGTACGCCTTCGACATGGTGCGCCTGGGCGAGGCCGACTTCATGCTGGCCGGCGGCGCCGACTCGGTGAACCGGCTGACCCATGCCGGGTTCTACGCGCTGGGGGCCATGGCGAAGGACCTGCCGCAGCCGTTCGACGCCAACCGCTCGGGCATCATCACCGGCGAGGGCGGGGCGGCGCTGCTGCTCGAACCGCTCGACCACGCGCTGGAGCGCGGCGCCCGCATCTACGCCGAGGTGCTCGGGTACGCCGCCAACTGCGACGCGTCCCACATGGTGCACCCGGACGCCACCAGCATCGCGGACTGCATCCGGGCCGCACACCTCAACGCCGGTGTCGTACCGGAGCAGATCGACTACATCTGCGCCCACGGCACCGGCACTCCGACCAACGACGCGACCGAGGTCCGGGCGGTCCGCCAGGTCTTCGGGGACCGGCTGCCGCCGATCAGCTCGATCAAGTCGATGCTCGGCCACACCATGGGCGCGGCCAGCGGCTTCGGCGCGATCGCCTGCTGCGCCGCCCTGGAGCAGGGGTTCCTGCCGCCCACCGCCAACCTGGTCGAGACCGACCCGGAGCTGGGGCCCGGCGTGGACTGCGTGCCGGATGTGGGCCGGGACGCCCGGGTGGAGATCGTCCAGAACCACGGTTTCGCCTTCGGCGGGAACAACGTCATCACCATTCTCGGGAGGTACCTGTGACCACGGCCGCGCCCGTGCAGCCCCTGCCGGTCGTCGGCGCCGGAGTGGTCTCCAGCGCGGGCTACGGACTGGCGTCCCTGGCCGGAGCGCTGGACCGGGGCTCCGTGCCGCAGGAGGCCGGGGAACCGGACGCGGCCGGGCGGGACGCGGCCTACCCGCCGCGTCCGGTCCGGTCCGTGCCCGGCTTCCGGGCCGCGGACCACCTGGGGCGCAAGGGCACCAAGATCCTCGACCGGCTCGCCGGTCTCAGCCTGGTCGCCTGCAAGCAGGCGCTCGAAGAGGCGGGCCCGACCTCCGCCGGTACCGAGCCGGCCAG includes these proteins:
- a CDS encoding DUF3558 domain-containing protein, with product MAYAPGAVLIAALAVGCSSGTGTGDSATDSKPGAVASSTAPPGKYRTLPEACRSVSPATLKDLLPGSAELPEAQQEKVFDGSPAVTYDTDRRVGCRWKAEAPDGARSLFVDFERVVSYDPSVSDDDRAGEVYAKKEAAADLPSALPGSSTDSGTPDASDSPSATASGKPGKDGGKGGGKAAGKSSDSDTGGKTGSDTGDTADTGDSGDGGATENLQPRVLDSLGDSAFLDDLLTRAGSTAQHRTVSVVFRTSNVIVTIQYTAQPALSTEIPDSKELQEKAQALGRKLVDSFSE
- a CDS encoding acyl carrier protein; the encoded protein is MTVQTVELDAELRIRVIDIVNEELELDDDELTDDGHFIEDYDSDSLTLITVVSRIEKELGFVLPKEDLESLTTLRALLLAVEGCARNA
- a CDS encoding DUF3558 family protein, producing the protein MHRSAPRLTRILACAAVPVMLVVAGCSSDSDSGKDKASASSASPDATKTEPEVAAAKFAALPDPCKSITAKTVKSLVPAAKDKTGTQGKSSDTAVRGSCSWNGLDDNGVKGSQYRWLDTGFTRFASDQALGSGADRAGDDLTKQIAKVKATEGAKKLVTTPVSGIGEQATLITYDLEKTSEDFRYATVLARTGNVVVTLTYNGAGYAGSKTPSAEKITAGAKMGARDAVASVAGANESPKTSTSPDAPKSSGKPSGKTSGKTTDKASDKASDKAAE
- a CDS encoding DHA2 family efflux MFS transporter permease subunit, with translation MTAAKRNGVLWALIATSLPMFMVSLDNLVVTNALAEIGKDFEVKQSELQWVMNGYVLAFAGLLLAGAALGDRFGRRRVFLGGIALFTVSSVACAMAGSVVTLVIARVFQGAGAAAILPVSLTLAVGAVSRAQRNLAVGVWGGVNGLGIAAGPLAGGLVTEKISWSWIFWINVPVGLIALPLALWAVKESRGKERSLNVPSMVLVTGSVVSAVWGIVSAADHGWTSTSTIIGLSLTVVLAVAFIVSERSSSQPLIPSHLYRARAFVLSNVVSITMYFGVFGSIFYLTQFLQGPMGYSPFEAGLRTIPWTLAPMFVVPVASQFVDRIGGGVLQAAGCALQGIGLGWIALVITPDVGYGAMVPALALAGIGMGLVFAGNPATVISAVPENEQNKASGANNTSREFGGALGVAALTTVFSRQFADNTTGDPASAFTDGLEAALWVGVIVVMLGAVSGLLIRRSSELAGDKASQDAAAAEDSSVAVTVA
- a CDS encoding HAD family phosphatase — its product is MSDTTSPPLAVWSDFGGVLTPPLGHTMKTFCTSMGLDQVVLGRALATVTARYGTTDIMLPIDTPLVTEEEWLQEIGDVLEAEHGVHLRLTTMADAWFDGRETNHAWLAQLRKMRERGAFVGMLSNMVPAWDPYWRRMIEPDGLWDDVLLSFEVGHRKPSPGMFELAARRAGVPPERCVLVDDLPQNCAGAEALGWQAVLFTDAESAGDQLASLWDETRRKSV
- a CDS encoding SMP-30/gluconolactonase/LRE family protein, coding for MLASAAVLTAIAPIALPAPAMANSSSHTAAAAGRHTGPDVINTRAADVYPEGVAWDPTRRAFLVGSALKGTLSVVRLDGTVTELAPSIGMVSTLGVRVDTARNRILVAYSDFWIRQRLDVGDQPPTSGVAIYALDTGKLQRRIDVAKGLSRTFANDLTFDPRGNIYVTDSVSATLQRIDLAGHVHPVVTDPRFAADIVGLNGITWHPDGYLLALRYDNGAMFRITPNAPAHRKVAEVKLSQPLVGTDGLALRPDGSMVVVTNSIGEAVGAPGGVDAVTVVDSKDGWRSATVRSREEPWPVSGPTTVAVTPYGDYVLSGEVGVVLAGETSDRITLRRVARAGTKHHATGHHSVSRHSTSNRGNHR
- a CDS encoding AfsA-related hotdog domain-containing protein; translated protein: MTTQVLEDAVPTVLPALAYGRTIERSLAHRSAISEVFVTDVQNVRPMAVTAGIHLPLTHLYYSDHRPRPKLHDSLLLLEAGRQASIAGGHTNAGVPAGTVAIVHAFQFSLRNLSALRIGGEPGPPRIDTDFFGKTARHSGRFRKGRLEQRIFMGDVHVGDHSMDVLFLKGDENEILRHAQRGTPAPLSTEFTEWPGVVRRVAPELVGRDNPLNVVLTEPEFTEGSVTAQVVPRFDNPALFDHSYDHLPAMALVEAARQLALLTAGAASGSTSGSGAASGSGSGSGDLFAVGYEGGFQRFAELDVPLTATAERTPASDGRHTVRVGFRQDDQEIAELTVTVVDVSHLNGF
- a CDS encoding DUF2637 domain-containing protein; the protein is MQLTRTHRILIGLVVAGAVLIAAIGFAGSYAAVRELALEKGFGNFSLVFPIGIDAGICVLLSLDLLLTWLRIPFPLLRQTAWMLTAATIAFNGAAAWPDPLGVGMHAVIPVLFVVSVEAARHAVGRIADITADKHMEGVRLTRWLLSPVPTFRLWRRMKLWELRSYEQVIKLEQDRLIYQARLQARFGRGWRRKAPVESLMPLRLAKYGVPLAETGPAGLAAAGIEPVLLPPAPAAGAFAAVDAARSQQQPELVGAPDQEQYAGPQHQHQDQDHQQPQPRSAFQSGPQAQAQPQSQPPSQSAFQPHSPVLAPAPDSHESPWFAAQSPDGAYEGSYNPTYLDAQEPGPVMIPTGPGRTRPLGNVGTIGGVPGPRAEQQPEPQPVHEAAEAAVAPAADAEQGPEEQKPVAEAAEEWAEEWAQEDAEFSEIAYEVFAAFVTQHSTYPSIEVLDIHLSDGHNVRHPRSAALLRQLIQGFKNRYHAELEADHIA
- a CDS encoding beta-ketoacyl synthase, which translates into the protein MPESTLRRVVITGLGAVSPVGIGVELFADSLRAGRVGIGPARSFDATPFPSRKAAEVEDFDPAALLNHLDPERWGRSALLAAAASRLAVEDSGIDPDQLSAARSGSIMGTTSGESAVAQSLGGQWVTQGLKGLEPRLVGQLPAGQIAGAVNAELGLSGDAQTIPTACSASNYALGYAFDMVRLGEADFMLAGGADSVNRLTHAGFYALGAMAKDLPQPFDANRSGIITGEGGAALLLEPLDHALERGARIYAEVLGYAANCDASHMVHPDATSIADCIRAAHLNAGVVPEQIDYICAHGTGTPTNDATEVRAVRQVFGDRLPPISSIKSMLGHTMGAASGFGAIACCAALEQGFLPPTANLVETDPELGPGVDCVPDVGRDARVEIVQNHGFAFGGNNVITILGRYL
- a CDS encoding ester cyclase gives rise to the protein MSKEALDLSINMGLIFNDLNEEAALKYVADSFVDYEAQPGVPGGPYGYLGTARWVHSAFAGAKWEELDSFTEGDRAVLRLRFTGKHTGDFLGFAPSGADVDVEQTHIYRIEDGKVVEHWGFRQDLLLLTQIGAITLKPPTPAAV
- the fabG gene encoding 3-oxoacyl-ACP reductase FabG codes for the protein MSRSVLVTGGNRGIGLATARALAAEGHKVAITYRNGEPPPGFFAVRCDVTDPAQIKAAVEAVSIQQGDIEILVSNAGITRDQLLIGMPEDDFRAVMETNFQGAVSVTRAVVPAMIKARWGRLIYMSSINSMSGAPGQTNYASSKAALIGFARSLAIELGRRNITVNVVAPGMIETDMVENVTDARRKAALARTALARTGTPEEVAAAARFLAGEDASYVTAGVIPVTGGLGAGH